From one Methanolobus chelungpuianus genomic stretch:
- a CDS encoding DUF1788 domain-containing protein translates to MKLEERLELLKEELQKEEFLKSKGLGNEVPFWIFDYPPEKELLVRDAITKIIPALEKRSIQVLEIDLYEVCLEIIEKKISAEKISAFEESKGSDELLKKLKLMLKSDILKNAIQQKMNENGGFQLIFLTGVGKAWPMVRSHSILNNLQPLLGNIPLVTFYPGRYSGFDLSLFGKFRDANYYRAFRLINTDNASQS, encoded by the coding sequence ATGAAACTCGAAGAGAGACTGGAGCTTTTAAAAGAGGAACTGCAAAAAGAGGAATTCTTGAAGTCAAAGGGCCTTGGTAATGAGGTTCCCTTCTGGATATTTGACTATCCTCCTGAAAAAGAATTACTCGTCCGAGATGCTATCACTAAGATAATACCGGCTTTAGAAAAAAGATCAATTCAAGTTCTGGAGATCGATCTTTATGAGGTATGCCTTGAGATAATAGAAAAGAAAATATCTGCAGAAAAGATCAGTGCTTTTGAAGAGAGCAAAGGCTCAGACGAGTTGCTTAAAAAGCTGAAGCTTATGTTAAAGTCAGACATTTTGAAAAACGCCATCCAGCAAAAAATGAACGAGAATGGTGGTTTCCAGCTGATCTTTTTAACCGGGGTTGGTAAAGCATGGCCAATGGTTCGCTCTCACAGTATTCTAAATAACTTGCAGCCTCTTCTTGGCAATATACCTCTTGTTACGTTCTATCCCGGCAGGTACAGTGGTTTTGATCTGAGTCTCTTCGGGAAATTCAGAGATGCAAACTACTATCGTGCTTTCAGGTTAATCAATACGGATAATGCTTCTCAAAGTTAA
- a CDS encoding DUF429 domain-containing protein encodes MKTSFGLDLAGYSTGKSGFARADLDEDSIEITVYQNHVFSKKHCASMPISEIIGQEVDIFKACCRNSFLFVDVPIDLQNLPFIKNAVYSWQLSKRPVDYAFNALPPFADRIGATVVRFSNINSIINDDIGNQCGTRIFETYPAASLKQIGLNNSNYKNSIISFEDNEWKGDIKLAAIAQGLGFVSNKQISLNDDEIDASICALTGVLSSINLLKDNELGIKIKTEIETKIGSNPFENTNFEPPKGYVLIKSLPEVEITLKKKVCTSHKNMLQEILR; translated from the coding sequence ATGAAAACTTCTTTTGGATTGGATTTGGCTGGATATTCTACAGGAAAATCTGGATTTGCCCGTGCAGATTTAGATGAAGATTCAATAGAAATCACTGTATATCAAAACCATGTCTTTTCAAAGAAACATTGTGCAAGTATGCCAATTTCAGAAATCATAGGACAAGAAGTGGATATCTTCAAAGCTTGTTGTAGAAATTCGTTTTTGTTTGTTGATGTCCCTATTGATTTGCAAAATTTACCTTTCATAAAGAATGCTGTGTATTCGTGGCAACTTTCAAAGAGACCTGTAGATTATGCTTTTAATGCCTTGCCTCCTTTTGCAGATCGTATTGGAGCAACAGTTGTTAGATTCTCTAACATAAATTCCATTATTAATGACGATATTGGAAACCAATGTGGAACCAGAATATTTGAGACATATCCTGCCGCTTCCTTGAAGCAAATAGGACTTAATAATTCAAATTATAAAAACTCGATAATCTCTTTTGAAGATAATGAATGGAAAGGAGACATAAAACTAGCAGCAATTGCTCAAGGTTTAGGTTTTGTATCAAATAAACAAATTTCACTTAATGATGATGAAATAGATGCTTCAATCTGTGCATTGACAGGTGTTCTAAGTAGTATTAATCTACTCAAAGACAATGAACTAGGAATAAAGATTAAAACTGAAATCGAGACGAAGATTGGAAGTAATCCTTTTGAAAATACCAATTTTGAACCTCCTAAGGGTTATGTCTTAATAAAAAGTCTACCTGAAGTTGAAATTACTTTGAAAAAGAAAGTGTGCACTTCGCACAAAAATATGCTTCAAGAAATACTAAGGTAA
- the brxC gene encoding BREX system P-loop protein BrxC: protein MTNEIKIKDLFLKDIKREINGVIKVDQEDEENVYTELDEYVVTRETLKHLDLFFERYSNALENPTDKVGVWVSGFFGSGKSHFIKMLSYLLANRVVRGKSALEFFREKIDDTQLFATIEKAVNFGTRDVILFNIDSKSNTLNRSDELIVNILMRVFNENRGFFGDVLWLAEMEEDLVNKGLYEKFKEEFRRINGDSWEEKRNTYAFEQDNIIDALANCEYQSRESLARLFETDGSSYHFSVEKFSEKVKKYCDSKGKDHQVIFLIDEVGQYIGENSDLMLNLQTVVEELGTKLAGKAWVVVTSQADIDTVTKDQVKGYDFSKIQGRFDTRLSLSSANVDEVIKKRILAKKQVYVESLTSYYSDKKTILKNLLTFSPGGAEMKLYKGDEDFVNVYPFVPYQFFVLQKVFDKIRQTGFTGKHLAKGERSMLSAFKEATEKYAEDELGVLVPFSTFYNTIESFLDPIITRTIEQAKDNGLLEDEDCEVLKILFMIRHVSVLQPSLDNLVVLSISNVDEDKRKLKERVAASLQRLEAQTLIQKSGDKYYFLTNEEQEINREIKSIMIEKHRILDEMFSYIFDEVCPAKYKDYKFHKSIDDKNKPTAGADLTIKFLTPLSDDIVRGSGQRSLNGENLSNVDSTDTLLFVFPQDAEFVEHIRNYLRINKYLTQNTSNTNIGEVKEILSAKRTDEERYREAAKKSMEEGVSEARVFVDGKEVTSIEKKNPKERIKDGLDLLFENVYKKAGYVTMDFASDSDILRILKADDLERFGAGASQTNQLALREIMDYLNIKHQKNDVVVLQEIKDRFRRKPYGWNEMTISGLVATLFAKDEIKLRYQKTYLILKKENAEEIVRYLTRKDSAEKLMLEIREKTNIEVIKGVRSVLRDLFEKTNIPEKENELFEFTHDLFTKEHNNLEQIEGRYKEEPRFPGRPKVKEYASFLNDVLNITDPSALLQKVAAEKNELIRLRDEVEPVISFFGSNKVEIFRRVLRKVDVFKRDLQFMDEGTKFKVQEIEVILESHEPYSEIKSLPPLESNIEISLSESLSNLKEDTFRQIVNITAELEKEMEAHPELEQNFMDLVLQPFYNLKTRVSEANDCVFVQAQSTTLDKLQTEAYSKINHQLNTIRKRTVGGGDEIIHGRGMESIKVPSIFKCEEKITSKEELDTYLKELRASLLKLLEENDIRLF from the coding sequence ATGACGAATGAAATAAAAATTAAGGACCTCTTTCTGAAGGACATAAAAAGGGAGATCAATGGGGTCATCAAGGTCGATCAGGAAGACGAAGAGAACGTATATACTGAACTTGATGAGTATGTGGTCACCAGAGAAACACTAAAACATCTGGACCTTTTCTTTGAAAGATATTCTAACGCCCTGGAAAACCCTACTGATAAGGTAGGTGTCTGGGTATCTGGCTTCTTTGGTTCGGGTAAGTCTCATTTCATCAAGATGTTATCCTATCTCTTGGCGAACAGGGTCGTGAGGGGGAAATCGGCACTCGAGTTCTTCAGGGAAAAAATAGATGACACACAGTTATTTGCTACAATTGAGAAAGCTGTCAATTTTGGGACGAGGGATGTCATTCTTTTTAACATCGACTCAAAATCGAATACCTTAAACCGCAGTGATGAACTCATAGTGAATATCCTGATGAGGGTTTTCAATGAGAATAGGGGGTTTTTCGGGGATGTTCTCTGGCTTGCTGAGATGGAAGAAGATCTGGTTAACAAAGGCCTTTATGAGAAATTCAAGGAAGAGTTCAGGCGCATCAATGGGGATTCCTGGGAAGAGAAAAGGAATACTTATGCTTTTGAGCAGGATAATATTATTGATGCTCTTGCAAACTGTGAGTACCAGAGCAGGGAGTCTCTTGCAAGGCTGTTCGAAACCGACGGAAGCAGCTATCACTTCAGCGTTGAGAAGTTTTCCGAAAAAGTGAAGAAGTACTGTGATTCAAAGGGTAAAGATCACCAGGTAATATTCCTTATTGATGAGGTCGGTCAGTATATTGGTGAGAATAGCGATCTGATGCTCAACCTCCAGACGGTTGTTGAGGAACTGGGGACAAAGCTTGCAGGCAAGGCTTGGGTCGTTGTTACATCACAGGCAGATATTGACACGGTCACGAAAGACCAGGTCAAAGGATACGACTTCTCCAAGATTCAGGGGCGTTTCGATACGCGTTTGAGCCTTTCCAGCGCCAATGTCGATGAGGTTATCAAGAAAAGGATACTGGCAAAGAAACAAGTGTATGTGGAGTCACTGACGTCGTACTATTCAGACAAAAAGACGATACTGAAAAACCTGTTGACCTTCTCTCCGGGGGGTGCTGAGATGAAGTTGTACAAAGGTGATGAGGATTTCGTTAATGTGTATCCCTTTGTGCCTTACCAGTTCTTTGTGCTGCAGAAGGTATTTGATAAGATAAGGCAGACTGGTTTTACAGGGAAGCACCTTGCAAAGGGTGAGCGTTCCATGCTCAGTGCTTTTAAGGAGGCGACCGAGAAGTATGCCGAAGACGAGCTTGGTGTGCTTGTGCCGTTCTCTACGTTCTATAACACAATAGAGAGCTTCCTTGACCCTATTATTACTCGCACCATTGAGCAGGCAAAGGATAACGGTCTTCTTGAGGATGAGGATTGTGAGGTACTAAAGATACTTTTCATGATTCGGCATGTGAGTGTGCTGCAACCAAGCCTGGATAACCTTGTGGTGCTTTCCATATCCAATGTCGATGAAGATAAGAGAAAGCTGAAAGAAAGGGTTGCTGCTTCACTGCAGCGTCTTGAGGCACAGACACTTATCCAGAAGTCAGGGGACAAGTACTATTTCCTGACCAATGAGGAACAGGAGATCAACCGCGAGATAAAGAGCATCATGATCGAGAAGCACAGGATACTCGATGAGATGTTCTCTTATATCTTTGATGAGGTTTGTCCCGCTAAGTACAAAGATTATAAGTTCCACAAATCCATTGACGATAAGAACAAGCCTACTGCAGGCGCGGATCTGACCATCAAGTTCCTGACGCCTCTGTCTGATGATATTGTCAGAGGAAGCGGGCAGAGGTCACTGAATGGGGAGAACCTGAGCAATGTGGATTCAACCGATACCCTCCTTTTCGTTTTCCCGCAGGATGCTGAGTTTGTTGAGCATATACGCAATTACCTGAGGATAAACAAATATCTGACACAGAACACTTCCAACACGAATATTGGAGAGGTCAAGGAGATCCTCAGCGCTAAAAGGACCGATGAGGAAAGGTACAGGGAAGCTGCAAAGAAGTCTATGGAAGAGGGAGTTTCCGAAGCCAGAGTATTCGTTGACGGAAAAGAAGTCACAAGCATCGAAAAGAAGAATCCGAAGGAAAGGATCAAGGATGGTCTGGACCTCCTTTTTGAGAATGTCTATAAGAAAGCCGGCTATGTGACCATGGATTTTGCCAGTGACAGCGATATCCTGAGGATACTCAAGGCAGATGACCTTGAGAGGTTTGGTGCTGGGGCATCACAGACCAACCAGCTTGCACTTAGAGAAATAATGGACTATCTGAACATAAAGCACCAGAAGAATGATGTTGTAGTGCTCCAGGAGATCAAGGACAGGTTCAGACGTAAACCATATGGCTGGAACGAAATGACGATATCCGGTCTAGTAGCTACGCTCTTTGCAAAGGATGAGATCAAGCTCAGATACCAGAAAACATACCTGATCCTTAAGAAAGAGAATGCTGAAGAAATTGTAAGGTATCTGACAAGGAAAGATTCCGCAGAGAAGCTTATGCTTGAGATCAGGGAAAAGACCAATATTGAAGTCATCAAAGGTGTCAGGTCTGTGCTGAGGGATTTGTTCGAGAAGACGAATATCCCCGAGAAGGAGAATGAGCTCTTCGAATTCACGCATGATCTGTTTACCAAGGAGCATAATAATCTTGAGCAGATAGAGGGCAGGTATAAAGAGGAGCCGAGGTTCCCTGGCAGGCCGAAGGTAAAAGAGTATGCATCTTTCCTGAACGATGTTCTTAATATAACCGATCCATCAGCCCTCCTACAGAAAGTTGCTGCTGAAAAGAATGAGTTGATACGATTGCGTGATGAGGTAGAGCCTGTAATCTCATTCTTTGGCAGCAATAAGGTGGAGATATTCAGAAGAGTGCTTAGGAAAGTTGATGTCTTCAAGAGGGACCTGCAATTTATGGATGAAGGAACAAAATTCAAGGTGCAGGAAATTGAAGTTATTCTTGAGTCACATGAGCCTTATTCTGAGATTAAATCACTACCACCTTTAGAAAGTAACATAGAAATTTCTCTTTCAGAAAGTCTCTCTAACCTTAAGGAAGATACTTTCAGACAAATAGTGAATATAACTGCAGAACTGGAAAAGGAGATGGAGGCACATCCTGAGCTTGAACAGAATTTCATGGATTTAGTACTCCAACCTTTCTACAATCTTAAGACACGTGTTTCGGAAGCCAATGATTGTGTGTTTGTACAGGCTCAGTCCACAACTCTAGACAAGCTTCAAACTGAAGCCTATAGCAAAATCAATCATCAGTTGAACACCATCAGAAAACGAACAGTTGGCGGTGGCGATGAAATTATTCATGGAAGGGGTATGGAGTCCATAAAAGTACCTTCTATATTCAAATGCGAAGAAAAAATTACTTCTAAAGAAGAGCTTGACACATACCTCAAAGAACTGCGTGCATCGCTGCTTAAGTTACTTGAAGAAAACGATATCAGGTTGTTCTGA
- a CDS encoding DUF7662 domain-containing protein codes for MGKYSKLGDYLKSNSSNKLTLRFTDVESILGFSLPKSAREYQAWWANNGDSHTHAVDGWLAMGWRTEVDLSNQVVVLARREHLEKTQSNEVNTSSGTADNASEFEEKARTFMSKYYSTPLYAGKHPTVLKIFDMTSDNYEIVGDAKYYTMVRGESLPPAKFAIIAEHVWLLEKTGAKHKFLIFGNDKRVPQEWLKRYGELVDGVDFFFYEIGEDKIERLNTPANKDYF; via the coding sequence ATGGGTAAGTACAGCAAGTTAGGCGACTATCTAAAAAGCAACAGTTCAAACAAGTTGACTTTAAGATTCACAGATGTCGAGAGCATTCTGGGCTTCTCTCTCCCTAAATCAGCAAGGGAATATCAAGCATGGTGGGCAAATAATGGCGATTCACATACACATGCAGTAGATGGTTGGTTAGCCATGGGATGGCGAACAGAGGTTGATTTAAGTAACCAAGTAGTTGTTTTAGCTCGAAGAGAGCATCTTGAAAAAACACAATCAAATGAAGTTAATACATCATCTGGAACAGCAGATAATGCTTCAGAATTTGAAGAAAAAGCCCGCACCTTCATGTCAAAATACTATTCAACACCCTTATATGCTGGCAAGCATCCGACTGTTCTTAAAATCTTCGATATGACATCTGACAACTATGAGATTGTGGGAGATGCCAAATATTATACAATGGTGCGTGGAGAGTCCTTGCCACCAGCAAAGTTCGCGATCATCGCAGAACACGTATGGCTTTTAGAGAAAACAGGAGCCAAGCACAAGTTCCTGATATTTGGCAACGATAAGCGTGTTCCACAAGAATGGCTGAAGAGGTATGGTGAGCTTGTGGATGGAGTTGACTTCTTTTTCTATGAGATTGGTGAGGATAAGATTGAACGCCTGAATACACCTGCAAACAAAGATTATTTTTGA